In one Paramormyrops kingsleyae isolate MSU_618 chromosome 18, PKINGS_0.4, whole genome shotgun sequence genomic region, the following are encoded:
- the tlcd3a gene encoding ceramide synthase isoform X2, with protein sequence MATIAGYIVVSSCNNVITDRHWLAMYFVMWYGVPYMTYDIFAMYMSHYYRFRVKGHEEYKAHSFRTVNAFLRREFQLVLHHIALLTLLLPVTMFFRSGLGDFFIGCLFLTELSTPFVSLGKILIQLSLQECWVHKANGILVLLSFFMCRIALFPYMYWVYGRHYGIPLYSVPFHVPFYANLGNACILGPQVYWFVLLCRKGYRLYKRQSKTRDSITVTDNSKKDE encoded by the exons ATGGCTACCATAGCAGGCTATATTGTGGTGTCGTCCTGCAACAACGTGATAACTGACCG GCACTGGCTTGCCATGTACTTTGTGATGTGGTACGGTGTGCCATACATGACCTATGACATCTTCGCCATGTATATGAGCCACTATTACCGCTTCCGGGTCAAAGGGCACGAGGAGTACAAGGCACATTCGTTCAGAACGGTCAACGCATTTCTCCGCCGAGAGTTCCAGCTGGTGCTGCACCATATCGCACTGCTCaccctgctgcttcctgtcacaATG tttttCAGGAGTGGACTGGGGGACTTCTTCATCGGGTGCCTGTTTTTGACGGAGCTCAGCACCCCGTTTGTCTCCCTGGGGAAGATCCTGATCCAG CTGAGTCTTCAGGAGTGCTGGGTACACAAGGCAAACGGCATCCTGGTGCTGTTGAGTTTCTTCATGTGCCGCATCGCGCTCTTCCCCTACATGTACTGGGTGTACGGCCGGCACTACGGCATCCCGCTCTACAGCGTGCCCTTCCACGTGCCCTTCTACGCTAACCTGGGGAACGCGTGCATCCTAGGACCGCAAGTCTACTGGTTTGTGCTTCTCTGCCGGAAGGGCTACCGGCTGTACAAGCGGCAGAGCAAGACACGGGACTCCATTACTGTGACGGACAACTCCAAGAAAGACGAGTAG
- the tlcd3a gene encoding TLC domain-containing protein 3A isoform X1, translating to MLQVLSCGVVLFPGLFFTFRKLLPCAFKKWTDADVVLVSERLVSTIHAIMATIAGYIVVSSCNNVITDRHWLAMYFVMWYGVPYMTYDIFAMYMSHYYRFRVKGHEEYKAHSFRTVNAFLRREFQLVLHHIALLTLLLPVTMFFRSGLGDFFIGCLFLTELSTPFVSLGKILIQLSLQECWVHKANGILVLLSFFMCRIALFPYMYWVYGRHYGIPLYSVPFHVPFYANLGNACILGPQVYWFVLLCRKGYRLYKRQSKTRDSITVTDNSKKDE from the exons ATGTTGCAGGTGCTGTCTTGCGGCGTCGTACTTTTCCCCGGACTCTTTTTCACCTTCAGAAAACTACTGCCCTGTGCTTTTAAAAAGTGGACAGATGCGGACGTGGTCCTGGTCAGCGAGAG ATTGGTGTCCACCATCCACGCCATCATGGCTACCATAGCAGGCTATATTGTGGTGTCGTCCTGCAACAACGTGATAACTGACCG GCACTGGCTTGCCATGTACTTTGTGATGTGGTACGGTGTGCCATACATGACCTATGACATCTTCGCCATGTATATGAGCCACTATTACCGCTTCCGGGTCAAAGGGCACGAGGAGTACAAGGCACATTCGTTCAGAACGGTCAACGCATTTCTCCGCCGAGAGTTCCAGCTGGTGCTGCACCATATCGCACTGCTCaccctgctgcttcctgtcacaATG tttttCAGGAGTGGACTGGGGGACTTCTTCATCGGGTGCCTGTTTTTGACGGAGCTCAGCACCCCGTTTGTCTCCCTGGGGAAGATCCTGATCCAG CTGAGTCTTCAGGAGTGCTGGGTACACAAGGCAAACGGCATCCTGGTGCTGTTGAGTTTCTTCATGTGCCGCATCGCGCTCTTCCCCTACATGTACTGGGTGTACGGCCGGCACTACGGCATCCCGCTCTACAGCGTGCCCTTCCACGTGCCCTTCTACGCTAACCTGGGGAACGCGTGCATCCTAGGACCGCAAGTCTACTGGTTTGTGCTTCTCTGCCGGAAGGGCTACCGGCTGTACAAGCGGCAGAGCAAGACACGGGACTCCATTACTGTGACGGACAACTCCAAGAAAGACGAGTAG
- the LOC111840467 gene encoding ubiquitin carboxyl-terminal hydrolase 2 isoform X2 yields MPSMRQSYTVTVPEEPPAAAFPFLKQDLRRKSPTMSGSMLVSTFVGLLINQAKNSKSAQGLVGLRNLGNTCFMNSILQCLSNTRDLRDYCLHSSHRRDLNNNSRAHTALMEEFAKLIQTLWTSSASEAVSPSEFKTQIQKYAPRFVGYNQQDAQEFLRFLLDGLHNEVNRIAVRPRAHMEDLDHLPDDEKGKRMWNKYLEREDSKVVDLFVGQLKSSLTCSECGYCSTVFDPFWDLSLPIAKKTYGEVSLMDCIRLFTKEDMLDGDEKPTCYRCKGRKKCTKKFTIQKFPKILVLHLKRFSEARVRTSKLSTFVNFPLKDLDLREFASDNSVHAVYNLYAVSNHSGTTMGGHYTSYCRNPTLGDWYSFNDSRVTPMSSSHVRSSDAYVLFYELTSGPRL; encoded by the exons AGAGCCCTACAATGTCGGGCTCTATGCTGGTGTCCACTTTCGTGGGGCTCCTCATTAACCAAGCCAAG AACTCCAAGAGTGCCCAGGGGCTGGTAGGACTACGAAACCTGGGGAACACG TGTTTCATGAACTCCATCTTGCAGTGCCTGAGCAACACGCGTGACCTGCGTGACTACTGCCTCCACAGCTCTCACCGGCGAGACCTCAACAACAACAGCCGTGCTCACACTGCgctcatggagg AGTTCGCCAAACTCATACAGACGCTTTGGACGTCGTCGGCCAGCGAGGCCGTCAGCCCCTCTGAGTTCAAAACCCAAATCCAGAAGTACGCTCCCAGATTCGTGGGCTACAA CCAACAGGACGCACAAGAGTTCCTACGATTCCTGCTTGATGGGCTGCACAATGAGGTGAACCGGATCGCTGTGCGACCGCGGGCTCACATGGAGGACCTGGACCACCTGCC CGATGACGAGAAAGGGAAGAGAATGTGGAACAAGTACCTTGAGAGAGAGGACAGCAAAGTAGTGG ATCTCTTTGTGGGACAGTTGAAAAGCTCCTTGACTTGCAGCGAATGCGGCTACTGCTCTACCGTCTTTGACCCTTTCTGGGATCTCTCCCTGCCCATCGCCAAG AAGACCTACGGGGAGGTGAGTCTGATGGACTGCATAAGACTCTTCACCAAGGAGGACATGCTGGATGGCGACGAGAAGCCG ACGTGCTACAGATGTAAAGGaaggaaaaaatgcacaaagaaGTTCACCATCCAGAAATTTCCCAAGATTTTGGTTCTTC ATCTGAAGCGCTTCTCAGAAGCCCGGGTGCGAACCAGCAAGCTGTCCACGTTCGTCAACTTCCCCTTGAAGGACCTGGATCTCAGGGAGTTTGCGTCGGATAACAGCG TTCATGCAGTATACAACCTGTATGCAGTGTCCAACCACTCAGGCACTACCATGGGGGGCCACTACACATCATACTGCCGCAACCCCACGCTGGGGGACTGGTACAGCTTCAATGACTCCAG AGTAACGCCGATGTCCTCCAGTCACGTGCGCAGCAGCGACGCCTACGTGCTCTTCTACGAATTGACGTCTGGCCCGCGGTTGTGA